CATTATCTTTTGATACGGATATTCTTCTAACATAATAATTTCTACCGTTTTTATTGCCTGGAACTTTCCAAGAAAACGCACCATTTACGTCTGTAGTTCCTGATACAATATCTATCCATGCAGGGTTTCCATTTTGATAGTTAAAGCCCTCCACAAGAATTTTAGCGCCCAAAACAGGCATATTATATGAAAGAGAAGTTACATAAAATATAACCCTGTCTTCTTCTTCGACAGTTGTAAGGGACAGATCTGTGCTTTGGATTCTTATCCATTCGCGGATGGTAGATTCATCAATTTTTCTAATTCCGACAATATAAGTTCCAGGAGCTTTTTTGCCGTTTATTTTTTCTAAATATGGCTTTAAATCTATACCGAATTTTGCAGCACTATTAGTATTTTTAATAGGTATTTCAATTATTTCTGAAATATCAGGAGATGCTAATGCTTTGATTTGATATGCTATTTCTTCTCCAGTTATATAACGATTAGCGATATTAAACTGGGATGGTTCTTCTCCAGGTCCTTGGGGCCGTATTTCTTCATTTACAGAAACTGATTCATATGGAAATGGCCAAAAAGATCTATCCATAGGATTAATTTTATATATTCTGATATCTGCTCTTGTAAAACCTCTGCCGCTAACAGGAACCATTTGAGGGCCATAGCGTTCTATTATACCTTGAGTTACTTCCCATTTAAGGTAATTTTCTTTTTTTGGAAAATATAAAAACAATTCACTTGGTTTATTAATTTTTAACATTCTTCCTTTTTTGTCAGTAATAGGAGAAGGCATAAGTGTAAGTTTATATAAACTATTGTCCTCAAACTTTCCATAAACTAATAAAGAATATCCTGATGCTCTAAATTGAAGATCTTTTACTGGGGGATCAAATCTGATAAGATTTTTTGCTTCAATATCGCCTATATTTGAAGGTATATCTGAAAATTTAATTTCAGCGAATCTGTTATACCCTGAACATTGAATTGATTGATTTTTTGTATAAGTTACTCCATCTGGAGTTACAGGGTATAGGTTATCTCCACTGCCGAAATGAGTTATTTGGAAAGGTTTTTTAGTTTCAAATTTTAAGCTGTAAAATTGTTCATCTTTGTTGTCAGTAAGGGATAGCTTAATATTAACATCACATAGAGTTCCTTCAGGGATCGGATTCGTAAGAAAAATCGTATATTCTGCGTTCCCTGTAATAATTGTTCTGTCTAATGTTTTAATGTTGAATTGGTCTGAATTTAGTATATTTGGTTCTTTATTTTCGCCTCCAGGAAGAGGAGTTAGTTTTATTGTAATAATTTTTGATAAAATTGATGAGTCAATAGGGTCGGGGAACATAAGAGTTATTGAATAAATTGGATCCTCGTCTTTTGAATTATTAGTAGGTATCGTTTTAATAGGGGCTGCCATCAAGGTCGAAATACTAAAATTTTTGCCTAAAACTTCCCATTTGAATTCCGATAAAGGAGGCCATGGCTCTGCTGGCTTAAATTGCAGAGTTCTTTTATCTATCCACGAATAAGCTCCTGGGTGTTTAGGAGTTTGAATAACATATTTTTCGGGGTTGTCTTCAGGTGATGGGGTAGATGGACCAACATCTTTATCAAAAAATATAGTAACCGCATCCCATGTTCTTAAAAAATTTTCCGGCATGATATTTACGTCTGCATTTCCTGACGTTTTCGATGATTTATTGAAACTCATTGAAAAGCAGGGATAAACAAAAAAAAGAAAAAATAAAGTCAAAAAAAATAAGGTTATAAATTTTTTTGAAATAGAAATTTTTTTCATGTTATAATCCTTAGAATTAAAAATACTTTGATATCGTGAAAATCTTGTAAATTAAATGTTTTAATAAAAATTAATTTATTATGATATGAGCTTACATTTCCACAAAATAAAGATAATATCAATAAATTTAATTTTGTTTCTATTTATTAATAAATATATGGATAACTGATTGATCCAGATGTTAAAGCTATTGTTTCCATCGACTATTTCAACGATCCTATTATGGCAAATTATAAGATTTATGGGTTTTGCTCGATTATACCAAAATCGTATTCCCAAGAACAGATTGCTGAACTTTTGAACAAAATATTCGGAGAAACAGACTAATCAACAAAGGTAGTTTCCTGCTATGAGTATTGACTTTTAAAACAGATGCATTGTATAAGGCGCAGTATCTCAGCTTTATCAGCAAAGGGAGCTAATTCTAAAAATAGAATACATAAAAATTCTAAATTAAAATATTTTTAGCCTTAGCGATGGTTTATCCGATCGATTATATTCCTAAAAAAGAATATAATCGATCGAGCCTATCTTTTGATTTCACAAATATTTAACGACAAACTGTTTTAGGGAACAAAAAATCGCCTGACTTAATTAAATCATGTCTAGTAAGTATAGAATTAATAGCTTCAATTTCTTTATTGCCTACGTGCCTTTTCCCTTTACTGGCAATTCTTGATCCTTTTTGAGAATTAGATTCAATAACTTTTTTAATATTATCAATGTCTTGATTTAAATCTGTTTCAATGCCGCAGGCAAGCAACAGCTCTTTTAAAGCATCTAATGGCTTTTCTCTAAGATCTTTATAATCTATTGCTGAATCAAGAAAATCAGGATATTGTTCATGGAGATATAATGCGTATTCCATAAGAGACAGCCATATAAATCCTAAACCTTTGAAAGCATCAAAAGAATTAAAATCGCTATATTTTTCATTCTTTAAAAGAGGAATAGTTTTCACATATGATGAATATGTAAATCTTAAAATTTTTAATACAATATTTTCAATATTCAGATATTTTATTGTTTTCATAATGGGATTATCAAAGAATGCACCATAAAAAGAATTAACTACATCAATGGCGTTCCTATAAAGAAATATAGAGCTAATAGATGGAAGGGCTTTATTTATTAATTCTCCCATAAAAAGTGATAGCGCCCTTAATTTTATTACAACAACAGGCTTTTCGGGATTTTTAGATAAAGAATGATGATATATCATTTTTGTATAAGCTTTTATTAATTGAATAAGCTCATCATCTCTATTAATTTTTGAATTTGCTCGAATAAGTGTCATTTGGCTATATGCATCAGGTTCAGACAACGATTGGATATTATTAATGCTTCCCATGAGATTACACAGAAATGTTGAGCCGCATCTTCCTGTGCTGTAAAGCATAATGCATTTCTTATCTAAATCAGGCAAAGAATCGGATAAATTATATAAAATATCATAGGGCACTCCCACAAAAAATTTTGCGTACTTTCTTTGGGCTTCATAATAAAAAGGGTGTAATTTTCTTAAATCTTTATCCTTGTCAACATAGGCAAAAAGCATTCTTTTATTTTTATCATCAATACAGTAAGGGCTAATATATGAAATTTCTTTAAGCCACAAATCTTCAAAGTCTAATTTAGGCCCTTCTTCAAATACAAAATCACTACTCCCCACAATAGATTCTGGAGGATTTATTTTCCGTCTTTTTTTTATTATTAGTTTATTGGCATAGTTCATTGTTAATTATTCCTCCTCTTAGTTTCTTAATTCTTTTCCTGTAAGTTTTAAAAATAAATCTTCAAGGTTCATTGTTCTTACTGTCATTTTAGAAAGACTTATTTTTCGTTTTATTAATTCTTCAATACACTCATTAACTTCTTCTGCTTGAATTTCAAATTCATTCTGTTTTTTAATATAAGGCCATTTGAATCCTATCAATTTTTTTTCATCTATATTTTCTTGAATTATAATAAGACTTTTTTTGCAGTGTTTATTGATTAGTTCTAATGGTGCACCCAATACAATTATTTTACCATGATCAATTATTGCTATTTTATCGCATAGAATTTGGGCTTCTTCCATGTAGTGAGTTGTAAGTATGACAGTTCTGTTATTTGATTTTATTTGCCGGACAATTTCCCATACATGACGCCTTGCTTGGGGGTCAAGTCCAGTAGTGGGCTCGTCTAAAAAAACAATTTCTGGCTCATTTGCAAGGGCCATCGATAATAGAAGCCTTTGTTTTTGGCCTCCTGATATTTTAACATTATCTCTCTCCCAAATACTTTCAAG
This region of Desulfobacterales bacterium genomic DNA includes:
- a CDS encoding ABC transporter ATP-binding protein; translated protein: MQSILEIKNLVKKFPGVNAVNGISFSIDQGTCFGLLGPNGAGKTTTIEMIEGIMSPTSGEILYKGKTRGKSFKQEIGIQFQNTQLPESLTIGETLTAFRNLYDRKADLDVIIKTCQLESIWERDNVKISGGQKQRLLLSMALANEPEIVFLDEPTTGLDPQARRHVWEIVRQIKSNNRTVILTTHYMEEAQILCDKIAIIDHGKIIVLGAPLELINKHCKKSLIIIQENIDEKKLIGFKWPYIKKQNEFEIQAEEVNECIEELIKRKISLSKMTVRTMNLEDLFLKLTGKELRN
- a CDS encoding sulfotransferase domain-containing protein; translated protein: MNYANKLIIKKRRKINPPESIVGSSDFVFEEGPKLDFEDLWLKEISYISPYCIDDKNKRMLFAYVDKDKDLRKLHPFYYEAQRKYAKFFVGVPYDILYNLSDSLPDLDKKCIMLYSTGRCGSTFLCNLMGSINNIQSLSEPDAYSQMTLIRANSKINRDDELIQLIKAYTKMIYHHSLSKNPEKPVVVIKLRALSLFMGELINKALPSISSIFLYRNAIDVVNSFYGAFFDNPIMKTIKYLNIENIVLKILRFTYSSYVKTIPLLKNEKYSDFNSFDAFKGLGFIWLSLMEYALYLHEQYPDFLDSAIDYKDLREKPLDALKELLLACGIETDLNQDIDNIKKVIESNSQKGSRIASKGKRHVGNKEIEAINSILTRHDLIKSGDFLFPKTVCR